Proteins from one Corvus cornix cornix isolate S_Up_H32 chromosome 19, ASM73873v5, whole genome shotgun sequence genomic window:
- the LOC104691090 gene encoding merlin-like encodes MIWCGCPHQLKNMSIRGLKKKQPKTFKVKIITVDAEMEFSCEMKWKGKDLFDLVCRALGLRETWFFGLQYTIKGMCTWLKMDKKVLDQEIPKEDPISFHFLAKFYPEKVEEELLQEITQHLFFLQVKKQILDEEIYCSPEATVLLASYAVQAKYGDYDPNFHEPGFLAHDELLPKRVLRQYQLTAEMWEEKITAWYAEHRGIARDEAEMNYLKIAQDLEMYGVNYFPIAQNKNHTDLLLGVDAKGIHIYSINNRFSPNKSFEWSSIRNISCSEKELTIKPLDKKAEVFKFFSSQLKVNKLIFQLCIGNHDLFMRRRKVDSIEIQQMKAQAREEKARKKMENQRLAREKQLREEAERAKEELERRLFQLEDEARQANEALLRSQEAAELLAEKAQIAEEEAKLLAQNAAEAEQERQRLEITALKSKEEKRLMEQKMREAELIAVKLVKESDRRAKEAEHLKQDLHEAREAERKAKQKLLDITRLNYPHMAKYPQYSPGDSRDANFDKGSIKLDLKDIDLKRLSFEIERERLDYLEKSRKFEDRLKELKSEIHALKLEEKQAGLYCHWNEVLGSLDRSLGAAPSWMKTFETGDSLDVNLPRPFPAYLLNTASSWPCTNKIQHTVPVEKSSSQGNSLAANSVGTGARKQMIKVQQHDSDVIYI; translated from the exons GTGTGGCTGCCCTCATCAACTGAAAAATATGTCCATCCGAGGCCTGAAGAAGAAACAACCAAAGActtttaaagttaaaattatAACAGTGGATGCTGAGATGGAGTTCAGCTGTGAG aTGAAGTGGAAGGGAAAGGATTTGTTTGACCTGGTGTGCCGAGCCCTTGGTTTAAGGGAGACTTGGTTCTTTGGCTTGCAGTACACGATTAAAGGAATGTGCACCTGGTTAAAGATGGACAAAAAG GTTTTAGATCAAGAAATCCCCAAAGAAGATCCCattagctttcattttttggCTAAATTCTATCCAGAGAAGGTAGAAGAGGAACTTTTACAGGAAATTACCCAGCATTTATTCTTCCTTCAG GTTAAGAAACAAATCCTGGATGAGGAGATCTATTGCTCACCAGAAGCTACAGTTTTACTGGCTTCTTATGCTGTTCAGGCCAAG TATGGTGACTATGACCCAAATTTCCATGAGCCAGGCTTTCTAGCCCATGACGAGCTGTTACCCAAAAGG GTTCTCAGGCAGTACCAGCTGACAGCAGAGATGTGGGAAGAGAAGATCACTGCTTGGTATGCTGAGCACAGGGGGATTGCCAG GGATGAAGCTGAGATGAACTACCTGAAAATTGCCCAAGACTTGGAAATGTATGGTGTCAATTATTTCCCAATTGCT caaaataaaaaccacacagaTCTCCTGCTTGGAGTTGATGCCAAAGGTATTCATATCTACAGCATTAATAACAGGTTCTCTCCAAATAAGTCCTTTGAGTGGAGCTCTATCAGAAACATTTCCTGTAGTGAGAAAGAG TTAACTATTAAACCCCTTgacaaaaaagcagaagtcttcaagttcttttcctctcagctcAAAGTGAATAAACTG ATTTTCCAGCTGTGCATTGGAAACCACGACCTATTtatgaggaggagaaaagtgGACTCCATAGAGATCCAGCAAATGAAAGCACaagccagggaagaaaaagctaGGAAAAAG ATGGAGAACCAGAGGCTGGCCAGGGAGAAGCAGCTCCGAGAAGAAGCCGAGAGAGCCAAAGAAGAGCTGGAAAGGCGCCTCTTCCAGCTGGAAGATGAAGCCAGGCAGGCCAACGAGGCCCTG CTCCGAtcccaggaagcagcagagctgctggctgagaaGGCTCAGATTGCAGAAGAAGAGGCCAAACTCCTGGCCCAGAACGCTGCAGAAGCTGAGCAGGAGCGCCAGAGGCTGGAGATCACAGCTCTGAAAAGCAAGGAGGAGAAGCGGCTGATGGAGCAGAAGATGCGGGAGGCGGAGCTGATCGCGgtgaagctggtgaaggagTCTGACAGGAG agcCAAGGAAGCAGAGCACCTGAAACAAGACCTGCACGAAGCCCGAGAGGCCGAACGCAAAGCGAAGCAGAAGCTCTTAGACATAACCAGGCTTAATTATCCT CACATGGCCAAGTACCCCCAGTACTCTCCAGGTGACAGCAGAGATGCCAACTTTGACAAAGGATCCATAAAGCTGGATTTGAAGGACATTGACCTCAAGAGACTCTCCTTTGagatagagagagagag GCTGGACTACTtagaaaagagcaggaaattCGAAGATCGACTGAAAGAACTGAAGTCTGAAATTCATGCTCTgaaactggaggaaaaacaGGCTGGGCTTTACTGTCACTGGAATGAAGTCCTGGGCTCCTTGGATCGCTCCTTAGGAGCT gccCCATCTTGGATGAAAACCTTTGAAACTGGGGATTCGTTGGATGTAAATCTTCCAAGACCTTTCCCTGCTTACTTGTTAAACACTGCAAGCAGCTGGCCCTGTACCAACAAAATTCAACACACGGTGCCAGTGGAAAAGTCATCTTCCCAAGGAAATTCCTTGGCTGCCAACAGTGTGGGCACGGGAGCCAGAAAACAGATGATAAAG GTTCAGCAGCATGACTCAGATGTGATCTACATTTGA